GATCGTATACCTTGTTGAAACCAGGCCCTCAACTTCTTGCACATTTGGAAGTACAGTCTTTGAGTACAGGAGTTGCAATAAGCTGTATATCGATGAGCGAATCGCTCTCTAACCTCAGTACGCCAAATAAGAAACGGAGAAGTTGGGATTTGGAGACTGCGAAAGTTAAATGGTCCTCCATGGCCATGGAGTTAAAACAGAAGAATTTACCAAATAAATCGACTACCAATACTGTTAAAACTACAACGACAAAAACTACTGCTAAGAAGTCGCCTATAGTATCACCTCCTAGGGCAAGATCTCTGGCGTTGGAGAAAAGCCGACAGGAAAGTTTGTCGAGGAGTTTACCCAAATCCGAACCAGTACAAAGAAACAAGAAATCTTTAAGCCCCGTCCGAAATGCTTCTACTAAAACTAGTGGAAAAGACTTACACCATAAACAAGCAAATCAAAATGTCGGGACTCCGGCGAAACCTGCAACTCAAAATGTTGGAACTCCGGCGAAACAAGCTTCTCAATTGATATCAGAATCGGAGGATCCAGCAACTCGTGTTCGGGAGCTATACgagaaaatacaaaaacaacaacTGCTTCAAATGGCGACGTTAGTTGAGAAGCAGAAACGAGAGCAGATGTTGCTTCAGCAAGTTTTCGAAGAGCAGAACAACTTGCTATACAAGCAGCTGAAGACGATTGTCCCAAAATCACCTGATGATAAAAACCAGGAGGTAGAACGAGGTCCTGTCAGTTTAAGTCAGTTGATCAACCACAAATCTCCAGACCAGAGCTTGTACGATAGCTCTGTGTCTTCGACCCTAACTGACACGAATCACTACATCAGTCACTGTGATGACGTCCTCAAAAAGAGCAGGGATATAACGGGAAGCATGAAGAAACCGCAGCCAAACGCACGGAGTCAAAATGGGAATAGCATTCAATCACCAAGAACTCCTCTAGATGGTAGCAGGACTAGAACACACTCTCCGGCCAGAAATACGTCTAGAAGGTTGAACTACGACACTAGCGCGTCTTCCGATCGTGATTACGAACCGGCTTTGACCGACCGAACGAACGATACGATGGCGGATCTGAACGTTACGTTCCCATCCGATAACAGCGGGGATTATCCGAATAACAACATAGTGATGAGCCATCTCTGTGGGCACGAGACGACAGTGGTCCAGACAAGTCCGACGACGACTGTCTCCGGCATCCACAGTAGGACGGAAAGCACCCTGAAGAGTATTGATAGGCCTATACATAATCCGGCTAGAGCGAACTCGCGCGCCAATAAACCAAAAATAGTGCATCAACCGCCCACGGCTAAAGAGgtaatttctttattactttatatcaTAAGGGTTTGATCATTTAAGTAATTTTCGTCTCATTTCATTGTATGTAATTGACTACATGTATCACTATATTTTACCAATCGACGGAGGACGGAGTTGTCCTTACGGAAACAACTGGTTGCACTTGTGATGGGTCTTCTGTCTTATGTGTTCTTTTAACTGTTATATGTTTTGTGTTATTGATtgattcttttaatataatcGCCTTCCTTCTAAATCCTGTGGTTATTGGGTTTATGTATCCTTTTCTAATTACAGTCTTCTATTTTTCCATTTCCTTTGTCTCTTTCCCAGgggttaattttttctttccatTCCTTATCTCTATATCCtcgtttctaaatatttttatacaatattgctCTTACAAACTTTCTGTTCTCGTgaggtaatatatttttggagaCGTATTCAAAAGGACCatgtgatttataatatttaaatgcaattcttacattcataaaattgtttattatttcaaatcaatATTTCCGAAGTGGTTTTGGTTGGTTTTGTCTACGTCATTCAAATGCGAATTTTACGTACGCTCTGGTTAGCGGTCGGCGGCCACAAAGATAGTCGCAGTCGCGAAGGGTTACCTGGTGCGGCGGCTGATGCGGACGGAGCGGGTGCAGGGCATCGTGCAGACGATCAAGGATGCCCTGCTGTGCGCACTGCAGCTGCACCAGGACAGGGAGGGCATCCGCGGCGCCGACGTCGACCTCCACCGCCGCCTCATCCAGCAGGTAACGGGACGCTTCTGTGAGCCTTGTTTGTGGGTCTTTCCTGTACTTCATATTTCTCATTTGcgtgtttatttagtttttggcttttttgtattaaatcttTATCTTTCATTCTTTGTTCTTACTTTAATTCTGTTCATTCATtgttctttaattttttgttttattataataattgttccataaatataactattttgctCGCAccacttataatatttagttatttcgtGAGCgtgataataacattttaaatattagatattattctaaatacatGGTACAGATATCTTACATGTGAATTTTTTGTGTCCTACATACTATGAACAATTCCCTAACTTTCAAACTGATGTTATCTCAAATAGTGTGGAATCGATTTttaatggaatatttattatgacGACCTAATACAAACTAATATTCTGGACTCTGCATTATAAATTCGACGAGTTTGACATGTCATACTGCAACCATGGTAGCAACGCATCACGTACGAAAACTATCACATCGCGACGTTTTCAGATAACAGCCGCATGTTACACACTGCACGACACATTCGTGACAAGTACGCCAGCAGAGCGTTGCGCCATGATCGCGGCGGACAGAGGCAGGAGGCGCTCGCTGGCCGCCAGGCAGACACCCAAACCATTCAGACAGACGTGAGTTTTATTATTAGGATTAATaaggttattattaatttacgcTGAATGTCAGCTAATTCAGTAATCTGACTGCTCTTGAATACAGCCGGGTGTCAttgagatttttgttttttagccCTTACAATCCTATGGTAATAATACTTATGAGCTAAAGATAGCAGTCATGACATCATGTCGCCTACTTTCCTTAACTCTCGATgtcatatatgtataatataaattgtacaatgtacatagtACAAAATTTCAAGACATTACTACAATGcttaattaaatagtaataaattaaaaacatgtcCCAAATAATAGATGTGTATAGCCACttcattattcataaatgtgTTACATTCGCTTGTACATATAAGCAGAAGAAAACTATGTTATGTTACATGTTTCTACAAATTACAGAATATTTGACTTTCTCCAAAAAATTATGTCAAGGTTATGTGTCGTACAAAACAGGGACTTAATGTCGCAAAGCCACACTGGCGCGTTCCCGCCGCGCAACAAGCGACCAACATCAGCATCTTTGATGACTCAATCTAACTATGGTAACTCTCACACATAGAGAATGTCGCTAGTTTCTAAATTTTGTGTTGCAACCATGGTAACACTAGACCATAATGAACGGCCCTAGCTTTGATATGTTATCTTGCAACCATAGGCACGTTTTCTCATGGAAAACGTTGCTAGCTTCGTCATATTATATTGCAACCATGGTAATCATGGCACATAGAGAATGTTGCTAGCTTTGAAATGTTATGTTGCGACCATGGTAACACAATAGCACAGAGAATGTTGCCAGCTTCGATTTATTGTGTGTCCGCCATGTTTATTGCATTgtcagtaattattataattgtaagtattataaatataataatacgcCATGATGCATGctgcgaaatatttttatctttactaaCTCAGTTCTGCAGcgtttattcattaaaatattattaagcttTACATGTATTATGAGGATGATTACTTatgctttttttaataaacatgtaaaaaaggaaaaataattttgtgctTTGTCATGTTTCACCTAATAATGCCAATTATATAAGTTCCACCCAATATTATATACCTTAGCTATATATCCGATGAAAGTACACGGGTTCGATTCCCAttgcgaataaataaaatattgttattaagatATGTTTCCGCCTTTTAAATCCACCGCTAATTTCAATTCTCACAAAATTACAACGAAACTTACTTCTATTTAGTGTTATTGCATGTTTTCTTCCACaactttcatttatatttttcaattaaatcattttatttattcaggaaTCTAATTGTTCCTACTCAATGCATATGTTTGTTCTTTCAGTATCTTGCACAGTGTTCATATCTCAACAATTCTACCTCGTGTTAGGAATCCACGGCAGACGCCAATCTTTGTGGTTGGCTCTTAAGTTAGTCACGATGCTTATGCTTTACCTTTCCTGTcatattaaatctaaaaaaaaataattagtctGGTATAAGTGACACATTACGTCAACTATAAGAATTGGCGTCAACTACacctttttttatacgaacaccGATGAATTCCTCTCCTCCGCAGAGACATTTAGCGGCAAGTACAGCACTAGTCGTTCGCGCTACATGCCCAGCCCGCGGCGTCGCCCGTGGCGCTGACCCTCGCCCACGCCGCCCGCCTGCCTGCCGCGCTTCTTCGCCCACTGCTGGGCAGACAGGCGCGACGTGTAAACATGGCCTAAATTTTGCAGTCGTCCGTCAAGTAATTATGTATGCAAAGGATCCAGTGCCAATTATAaagggaaatatattttttttcacgatgggcctttttatttgttttgtagtttGATTTTATGGTTTTTTAGATTTCTATTTTTGCGacgtataataatattgtgtttttattatagtaaacagttaaaaatatattataagttatgtAAATCGAACATTATCGAAAAAAAGTGCCTAAAATATAGCTAAGCTAGCATAAAATTTTGGAACTGGGTCCTTTAGGAATGTCTATAATAATCCACAATACCAAattgttaacataataattcCAGTCATAATGATAATGTAATATAACGGTGCTCGGCATTTAACcctaattataaacattaaactaTTAAGTAATCAGGGTTTTGTCTCCTTCGCTCTATAATGATTTAACCTAATGACGCAATAATgatcataatttatatcactaaaaaggtgaatttaaatttaaaacgctGATATTTTCATAGTTTTGAGACTAATTCGCTTGTATATTCACCCAAGGTCTACAGATACTGTCAATCTTCTCTTGTCACAGCCACGGGAGGCTTAAAAATAGCAATGATCCACGATGACAATAGTATCACGACAATATCCGGCAATAAGCAATACACTTTACAAGTGAGAATAGTCAATGATGATTTacttgatttatattttccatacacattgttataaaacattCCAATTTTAGTTTCGATCAACCATTCTATAATATAAGGGGAACTTCTGATATTCATCGTTGTGTGATTTTTTCTGATGGATTGTTGTAATAAGGGTCCCTGATTCATGATTGATCCCCTTAAAGGAATATAAGCCAGGCGTTATAAactcaaaatagttttttttttatattttgatacaaattCCGCAAGAATTTGCCAACTGGTAAGTCTTCTTACAAGTTCAAAGTTCATTTCATCAGAGAACATAGTTCAAATACCCGTGTAGTGTAGGATAAGTGATAAATTATGGTTGTAAGTTATTCGCTAAGCTTCTGAAGCCGAAGTGCCTAGTTAACGGCGTATGTTAAACTTGTTAAGGTACGGTTTGAAACACGACCGTGGCGACATATTAAATCTGCAGTCGCTAACAGTGACAAGTTTCtttgattttgtaatatatgtcgGCACTTTAAACTAAAGTTCCGTATCGATTACGTGCGGCATGTACCCGAATGTCCGTTCGCCCGGCATACGCGCCTAATGGGTACCGGGTTACTTTGTGAGTCAGTTCAAACAGTGAGCCACTTTTTGAAGGTTTTTAGGAGCGCGGCAAAGAGGCTGCAGAAATGTACGTGCTCTTTCGAGACGATTGCTCGTTTTAATTTAGTTCATGCGATAGAGTTACTTATCCCAAGTCTCAATCACGGATAACTGAGAACTGAGTTGTGGCGGATTGATGACGGGAGATGCACGCGACAAGAGTGTCGCGTGCATCTCCCGTCCTCTAGATAATTCATACCTAAAAGGCTCGCGCGGCAAATGCTAGTTTTGTTGCGCACGAACATGGAGAGGGTAATCGATACGAGCCTTAAGAACGCATATACAATCCCTAAAAGTGATAAGCTGCAGTTTTCAGAATCGTACCTTTGCTTGATTCTTATGCATACTGCAAGCGACATTAATGcaattttggaaatatttcttgattatatatagaatattaaaaaatttaaaacggtTATGCAACTAAAAGTATCTTGCGACCTGCGTGTATTTTGGTATTTCCGAATTTGTAGTATTATTTTAGtgatactaattttatttggtGATTGTTTATGACTTTAATCGTAtagacatttataaattatgtattttcttaTGAGCTATATTTTCTTAGAGCTTGTCTTTTGTTTGAAAGATTATGCATAAAGCCTGCAGCGAATTTAATATCTAGTTAACAAGTGGCTTGCAGTATGCTACGAGCTGTGATTATAGCAATTGTACTGAGTGTGGGTTGTTTACAAGTAATGCTCAGGGTCGCGCGTGCCCAATGTCACTCAATTGCGCTTTTGAGTGTTTCCTGCcgtaattttactaaaatgacTAGTGTTTATTTAGACTTGGTTTCTTGAATACCGCAAttacctaatatttatttaacaccacCGCGACAAACTACGGTCATGCTAAATCTCAACAAGACAACGTACAGAAATGTATTAaatctgttttgttttgttatatagtCAGCGGCCtaattccgtctacgggggctaatcagtctttttgcaattacaggcgtttTAATTGAAGGTCAGCTTTGccagccgtataggtaaataggggattttttgaCTCTTTCGCCCGTATGGCTCTAAAAGTTGTCTTTCGATTAATACTCTCGTAATTGCAATAAGACGGATATAGtttagacggaatagggccccctgactatatttatatatctattggtttttttaatggaaaaaatgagttcttagaaataaaacaacttataaACAACCCAATTCGCTTTCGTGCTGTTTGAACCGTATGGAGGCCTTCATCGCGCCGAATTTTAAATTCCAGTACATAAGTTTAGTTATAAGATGTTTAAATTCGCTAGTGTAATGCGTGTTATGTAGTCGTTTAGGAGAACAGTCCTGCTGAACTGCTTGCGTATTCTACTGATAATATGGACATAATCGTATTTAAATAGAGTTGAAAATTGAATGACTGAGGCTAAATTTGCATGATTTTCAGGCCCTATGCTTTAAAACAAGCTTGCACATTTTTAACTCTATTTAGATTGCATAAGGATATTATCAGTATAAAAGTGCATAGTTTTCGCCAGGTCTGCTTTGATTCTCAACCattgaaattagttttaatacttGCTCTTATTTATTGGCTATGTTTTGTATGCGGTCTTGGCCTTTTAGTTTCATCTTTAAGTACTTCATTTATTCTTGTATTTTGAGTAAACGAGTagagttttatttgtattgatgaCGAGGCATTTCAAAGGTAACCTTGTTTTGGAAAAGAAACACTGGGAGTCGatataaaaattccaatattatatagttttaatatttctccAGGACCGTAGATTTGCTTTTAGGCAAATTAGATACTCAATACATCTTTCCTTCTTTgtaattattctaatttatgaaataaaatgtaaattgtattttggtATTTATCTACTTATCTTCTAGTCACGCACCAATTTTCGATAATCATGttgtttaaaagtatattttaggaAGGCTTTTTAATGTTTGAAATTTCGTTCTAACCGTGGAAGTATTaagaaattgttataaatatgttataagttATCAGTTCAGCCAATCTATTATGcttaaaatttaagcatttatcATTTCTCGTTGTTGCAATTTAATGctagtacaaataaataattcagtaaTAAGGTAGATTGGAGTCACTAATCTATACAACGGAGTGAAGTTAGTCACGCGGAGTCTTTGGTTACCTCCGGATCGATCATTGAAATCGACCAATCGGAAGTATGTTTGATCGTCGATTATTTTGGATTGGTTGGTATATTTTCGAGTTCGATCTGAAGGACCTAATGGCATTTAGGACATGTTGTCATAATGATTAAAGTAAgttgtataacaatatattattttagcttCTACATACTTTTCAGTAGGCTC
This portion of the Manduca sexta isolate Smith_Timp_Sample1 chromosome 14, JHU_Msex_v1.0, whole genome shotgun sequence genome encodes:
- the LOC115447050 gene encoding serine-rich adhesin for platelets isoform X5; translated protein: MCKYFIPIQELIDKLLVRVIGSMKRMMLKIRIELSKECRKEMQYYKLLAKEVEKRISMLQPYVSDSETEISDDKTDAPELPENEENYEITKEDIQPVFNPDTTVVQKLETEVDKNIFADTKFQTSDVYSSLQSNITVVEANGVSSGYDSSKLILDLSLNINETNKNILDTNKEIPQRTSPNLDVPERDYERPGKIHEKELLTEFDTVKTSRREQKSRDFDLKGSLSRNPFPNLPMNEDGPSSLSAKSFTGSLNDIHTDSMKDSQITPKLIRQRSYTLLKPGPQLLAHLEVQSLSTGVAISCISMSESLSNLSTPNKKRRSWDLETAKVKWSSMAMELKQKNLPNKSTTNTVKTTTTKTTAKKSPIVSPPRARSLALEKSRQESLSRSLPKSEPVQRNKKSLSPVRNASTKTSGKDLHHKQANQNVGTPAKPATQNVGTPAKQASQLISESEDPATRVRELYEKIQKQQLLQMATLVEKQKREQMLLQQVFEEQNNLLYKQLKTIVPKSPDDKNQEVERGPVSLSQLINHKSPDQSLYDSSVSSTLTDTNHYISHCDDVLKKSRDITGSMKKPQPNARSQNGNSIQSPRTPLDGSRTRTHSPARNTSRRLNYDTSASSDRDYEPALTDRTNDTMADLNVTFPSDNSGDYPNNNIVMSHLCGHETTVVQTSPTTTVSGIHSRTESTLKSIDRPIHNPARANSRANKPKIVHQPPTAKEITAACYTLHDTFVTSTPAERCAMIAADRGRRRSLAARQTPKPFRQTDI
- the LOC115447050 gene encoding serine-rich adhesin for platelets isoform X2; translated protein: MNDPWDVKSVRRSGQYLSCMKINGVPLLPPVLSKECRKEMQYYKLLAKEVEKRISMLQPYVSDSETEISDDKTDAPELPENEENYEITKEDIQPVFNPDTTVVQKLETEVDKNIFADTKFQTSDVYSSLQSNITVVEANGVSSGYDSSKLILDLSLNINETNKNILDTNKEIPQRTSPNLDVPERDYERPGKIHEKELLTEFDTVKTSRREQKSRDFDLKGSLSRNPFPNLPMNEDGPSSLSAKSFTGSLNDIHTDSMKDSQITPKLIRQRSYTLLKPGPQLLAHLEVQSLSTGVAISCISMSESLSNLSTPNKKRRSWDLETAKVKWSSMAMELKQKNLPNKSTTNTVKTTTTKTTAKKSPIVSPPRARSLALEKSRQESLSRSLPKSEPVQRNKKSLSPVRNASTKTSGKDLHHKQANQNVGTPAKPATQNVGTPAKQASQLISESEDPATRVRELYEKIQKQQLLQMATLVEKQKREQMLLQQVFEEQNNLLYKQLKTIVPKSPDDKNQEVERGPVSLSQLINHKSPDQSLYDSSVSSTLTDTNHYISHCDDVLKKSRDITGSMKKPQPNARSQNGNSIQSPRTPLDGSRTRTHSPARNTSRRLNYDTSASSDRDYEPALTDRTNDTMADLNVTFPSDNSGDYPNNNIVMSHLCGHETTVVQTSPTTTVSGIHSRTESTLKSIDRPIHNPARANSRANKPKIVHQPPTAKERSAATKIVAVAKGYLVRRLMRTERVQGIVQTIKDALLCALQLHQDREGIRGADVDLHRRLIQQITAACYTLHDTFVTSTPAERCAMIAADRGRRRSLAARQTPKPFRQTDLMSQSHTGAFPPRNKRPTSASLMTQSNYETFSGKYSTSRSRYMPSPRRRPWR
- the LOC115447050 gene encoding serine-rich adhesin for platelets isoform X1 — translated: MCKYFIPIQELIDKLLVRVIGSMKRMMLKIRIELSKECRKEMQYYKLLAKEVEKRISMLQPYVSDSETEISDDKTDAPELPENEENYEITKEDIQPVFNPDTTVVQKLETEVDKNIFADTKFQTSDVYSSLQSNITVVEANGVSSGYDSSKLILDLSLNINETNKNILDTNKEIPQRTSPNLDVPERDYERPGKIHEKELLTEFDTVKTSRREQKSRDFDLKGSLSRNPFPNLPMNEDGPSSLSAKSFTGSLNDIHTDSMKDSQITPKLIRQRSYTLLKPGPQLLAHLEVQSLSTGVAISCISMSESLSNLSTPNKKRRSWDLETAKVKWSSMAMELKQKNLPNKSTTNTVKTTTTKTTAKKSPIVSPPRARSLALEKSRQESLSRSLPKSEPVQRNKKSLSPVRNASTKTSGKDLHHKQANQNVGTPAKPATQNVGTPAKQASQLISESEDPATRVRELYEKIQKQQLLQMATLVEKQKREQMLLQQVFEEQNNLLYKQLKTIVPKSPDDKNQEVERGPVSLSQLINHKSPDQSLYDSSVSSTLTDTNHYISHCDDVLKKSRDITGSMKKPQPNARSQNGNSIQSPRTPLDGSRTRTHSPARNTSRRLNYDTSASSDRDYEPALTDRTNDTMADLNVTFPSDNSGDYPNNNIVMSHLCGHETTVVQTSPTTTVSGIHSRTESTLKSIDRPIHNPARANSRANKPKIVHQPPTAKERSAATKIVAVAKGYLVRRLMRTERVQGIVQTIKDALLCALQLHQDREGIRGADVDLHRRLIQQITAACYTLHDTFVTSTPAERCAMIAADRGRRRSLAARQTPKPFRQTDLMSQSHTGAFPPRNKRPTSASLMTQSNYETFSGKYSTSRSRYMPSPRRRPWR
- the LOC115447050 gene encoding serine-rich adhesin for platelets isoform X4; this encodes MCKYFIPIQELIDKLLVRVIGSMKRMMLKIRIELSKECRKEMQYYKLLAKEVEKRISMLQPYVSDSETEISDDKTDAPELPENEENYEITKEDIQPVFNPDTTVVQKLETEVDKNIFADTKFQTSDVYSSLQSNITVVEANGVSSGYDSSKLILDLSLNINETNKNILDTNKEIPQRTSPNLDVPERDYERPGKIHEKELLTEFDTVKTSRREQKSRDFDLKGSLSRNPFPNLPMNEDGPSSLSAKSFTGSLNDIHTDSMKDSQITPKLIRQRSYTLLKPGPQLLAHLEVQSLSTGVAISCISMSESLSNLSTPNKKRRSWDLETAKVKWSSMAMELKQKNLPNKSTTNTVKTTTTKTTAKKSPIVSPPRARSLALEKSRQESLSRSLPKSEPVQRNKKSLSPVRNASTKTSGKDLHHKQANQNVGTPAKPATQNVGTPAKQASQLISESEDPATRVRELYEKIQKQQLLQMATLVEKQKREQMLLQQVFEEQNNLLYKQLKTIVPKSPDDKNQEVERGPVSLSQLINHKSPDQSLYDSSVSSTLTDTNHYISHCDDVLKKSRDITGSMKKPQPNARSQNGNSIQSPRTPLDGSRTRTHSPARNTSRRLNYDTSASSDRDYEPALTDRTNDTMADLNVTFPSDNSGDYPNNNIVMSHLCGHETTVVQTSPTTTVSGIHSRTESTLKSIDRPIHNPARANSRANKPKIVHQPPTAKEITAACYTLHDTFVTSTPAERCAMIAADRGRRRSLAARQTPKPFRQTDLMSQSHTGAFPPRNKRPTSASLMTQSNYETFSGKYSTSRSRYMPSPRRRPWR
- the LOC115447050 gene encoding serine-rich adhesin for platelets isoform X3 — translated: MCKYFIPIQELIDKLLVRVIGSMKRMMLKIRIELSKECRKEMQYYKLLAKEVEKRISMLQPYVSDSETEISDDKTDAPELPENEENYEITKEDIQPVFNPDTTVVQKLETEVDKNIFADTKFQTSDVYSSLQSNITVVEANGVSSGYDSSKLILDLSLNINETNKNILDTNKEIPQRTSPNLDVPERDYERPGKIHEKELLTEFDTVKTSRREQKSRDFDLKGSLSRNPFPNLPMNEDGPSSLSAKSFTGSLNDIHTDSMKDSQITPKLIRQRSYTLLKPGPQLLAHLEVQSLSTGVAISCISMSESLSNLSTPNKKRRSWDLETAKVKWSSMAMELKQKNLPNKSTTNTVKTTTTKTTAKKSPIVSPPRARSLALEKSRQESLSRSLPKSEPVQRNKKSLSPVRNASTKTSGKDLHHKQANQNVGTPAKPATQNVGTPAKQASQLISESEDPATRVRELYEKIQKQQLLQMATLVEKQKREQMLLQQVFEEQNNLLYKQLKTIVPKSPDDKNQEVERGPVSLSQLINHKSPDQSLYDSSVSSTLTDTNHYISHCDDVLKKSRDITGSMKKPQPNARSQNGNSIQSPRTPLDGSRTRTHSPARNTSRRLNYDTSASSDRDYEPALTDRTNDTMADLNVTFPSDNSGDYPNNNIVMSHLCGHETTVVQTSPTTTVSGIHSRTESTLKSIDRPIHNPARANSRANKPKIVHQPPTAKERSAATKIVAVAKGYLVRRLMRTERVQGIVQTIKDALLCALQLHQDREGIRGADVDLHRRLIQQITAACYTLHDTFVTSTPAERCAMIAADRGRRRSLAARQTPKPFRQTDI